The genomic DNA ACCTAATTCTTCAGAGTCAGTTGTTAGGAGATTCTTGTTTTTTTTTGAACAAACTCCCAAATTTCATCCATCTCACAATCCCCCGCGGAAATGTCATGAATAAAATAATCGTTGAGTTTTTCAGCATGTTCACCGATTAAGTGATAATATCGAGATATAGTGTCGCGATGGTGTCCGGTAACTCGAGATACTCCTCGAATTGAAGTTTTTTCAGTCGAGTGTTTCGCAATTATGAGAACAGCAGTTCGTGGTAAACGAGAATCATACAGAGGAGTATTTTTAGTTTCAATAAAAAAACGTCGACAGTGATGGCAATAGTACTGTTGATTGCCTGCAGAATTATGCCCATTTTTAGTAATATTCTTTCCATCTTCAATTTGAAAATAAGTACAATCCGGATTTTGACACGTAATCAATATAGGACCACGTTTTCCAACCATGAAAATAATTATATCTAAACTTATATTAATTTTTAGTACATAAAATTTAATACTTTATTTGCACTTAGTATTACCAGCTTGCTAACAGGGCACTACCAGAAGGGACAGTGATCAAAGAGGAAAATTCTCCCACCAGCGAATGGTTTCTTCCTGTATGAGAGGCCATGTGAGGAGAGCCAGGCTCCGAGATCCTCTCCTGAGGTACTGGTTCCTTGTGCCTCCGAGGGGTTCATTTCCACTGGACATCCGAAAAAGAGCGATGAGAGATGAGAAATCTGTTGATACTCCACAACATGGACTTCTTGTGGAACTTCCAGGAGAAGAGACCTGCGATGAGGCCGGGTACTGGTCGAATCCCTTTTTCTTGAGAGGGTTCCGTATAATTTCCATATCCTGGCTGCATTTGAGACCGAGGTATCAACTTCAGACTCTTTGTCAGAGAAGAATGTGGAGAGGACGGTGAGGGAGTTTTTGATGAGCGTTGTGCTCTCCTGGGTATTTGGCAGGTCGATGGCATAGAGGAGATGGGCTCCGTTCCCGGAGTCTGCAATGACCGCGTCAGGCCATCCCCTTTCGGAGAGGAATTCCCGGATCTTTTCTGCCTTGTCACGTGCTGCAGCATGTTCTGCATCTGAAGAGGATATCCCGGCAGGCCTGACCGGATCAATGTCGATTGGGAACCAGAGTCGGTGCATGATATCTCCATCCGATGTCTGCGGTTCTCTTTGGCCTGCCCGTTTCATCCGATTTGCACACCGGGAGAGGAGATCAGAATGGACCTGGTTTAAGGTGATGTAAATCCCTGATATGCCTGATGTAGAGTCCAGAACTGCTGCATCTCGTGCCAGTCGGTCAAAATCCGTGTAATACCCGTAATGAGTCCGTTCACCAAGAGCCCTGAGCTCGACTACTGATCCCTCCGGAAAAAGAACAGAGAGAGCGGTCCGGATGGATTCCTCCGGGTTCATCTCCTGACCTCCGGATGGTTATGGATATGTCCTTCCTGGTCCCTGACTTCCCAGACAAAGGATGAGGGACGGACTCCCCAGGACTGACTCCAGACGATGAACATCGCATTCATGGCCAGGGTGATTATCCGACGTCGCCCCTTTCTGCTACATCCGGCTAATTCCGTATACCTCTCCGGATACTGGTCTATTTCATCTTCAATCTGGAACCGGCTGATGAGGGAATCACATGGCCGTATTGCATTGAGAACGGCCTTCCTGACCTCTGCATGGTGCCGTGATCTCATAATCCTGCCTCCCTGATGGATATCGCTCCGCCGGGGAGTATCTGATAGCGGGACCGCCCGCCTGGATGGTAGAGCCAGAGTTCTGACCTGCCGGGGACCATTCGATCCTGCATGAGGGCAGAGATTTTTGTTATCTCGTCATGGCAGGATCTGATGTTTTCGGTTCGTGCAGTGCATACAAGCAGGCCAAGGATGGTGTCACGGTTCCAGGCGATGAGATCAAAGATCCGATCTTTTCCGCAGCACCGGTCGATGAGATAGCCATGTGTTTTCAGATCACTGATGGCAAACCAGATGGCACATCGCCGTGTTTTTGTTTCAGACGACATGGCCGGCTCCGGTTTTTTGTGGGGGAAATGATATTATCCGTATAAATCTATAGCTTAGAACTGCCCCTGCCCGAATCGTTATGCCGGCAAGCTGAATGATAGAGCGGGGGTATTCTCTTCGTAATCGTGCTTTTTGTCGCATGGTCTTCTCCATGGTTGTTTTTTGTTCTGGTTTTCCGGATTGTGTATACCGGAATAGATTCTCCCGATCATCAGGGTTTTTAGTCGAGAGAGAGAATTGGCTGTTTGTGTTGTCATTGGTAAATCCCTGAATGATTCGGGGTCTTCTTAGATGGTTTGCAAGTACTGATACATCCTGTTTTGCATCTGGTCCCGGTTGTTTCTGGGAGGGCATCGGATGTTTCCTGAATAATTGCGGTAAGGGGTTATTTTTCCCGAAGCGGCAATAGGTGTGATTTGTGAGGATGAACGATCCTCCATTCAAGGTTGCATGAAGGGGTATTTGAATTTCAGGTAAACAGGGTGAAAGTGAAAAGGGGGGTAAGAACGGAGAACGGTGTGATAGTTATCCGGGTGATTGGAGTGTGGGATGGGCTGGGTTTTACTTTCGCGAATAGGGTTTAGATATTTAAAGATTTGGGGCTCATGGTTTGGAAAAATGTGATCGAGAGTATTTAAACGCCCTAAGAGGGAGCGGGGCAGGTGGTGCCTGGGAGGAGGTACGGGAGTGTGGTGGAAAAGAGTTGGGTATTTGAGGTCAGGTTTTTCAAAAAAGGAGAGATACTGCTGGTCACCGATTAAAGAATTCCAGATATTCTTCATTTGTCACCCCGGCTGTACGGATTAACTTCCGAAGCAATCCTGGGCCCAGTTCTTTTCCTGAATGCACAGGGATCGACAGATGAACTGGGCTTCCTTCTTTAATCAGGATATAATGACTGCCTTCGATATGGTTCACTATCCATCCGGCTCTTTTAAAAGCTGCAACATGGAGATCGCCTGATGCCCTGGGTAATTTAGGCATGGGTACTTTCAGGGATCTCAAAAGAGAAGGAGAAGTTTTCTGGATTATTGTTCAAAAGTTTGCATGTGGCAGTTTTAATCCGACTGGTAATACAGCCGGCGATTGCTTCATTGATAGATTCCATAGCTTCTTCGAGGGTTTCTCCTTCAGTCAGGCAGCCTGGAAGTTCAGGGCATTCCATAACGAAATGTCCCTCTTCATCTTTTTCACAGAGGATGGTTAGTTTCATGATGATCAATACGATTATTAAAATTCGTAATAGGATTTTATTTTTTGAGCAATAAACATCTTTCTCTGATATGCCAGGATTCAAAATAATTTCCCAGAGGGTGTCTGAGAACCCCATTTATATTCTCCACCGATAATCAACTTCTTCGCTGTGAGCCGATAACAGATCTCTGCAACTTCGGTATCAGGGTACAAAGACAGTAGACTAAAAATATCTGGAATGCATATTAGTGATTAGGAAAATGACATCCATATGCAAGAAAATTGAACAGGAAGTGCTTTCCCTCCCTGCTCACGAACGAATAGAATTGATTGATCGCCTCATAGAGAGTCTCAACCTTCCCTCTGATCCGGAGATCGATCGTCTCTGGGCTGAAGTAGGGGAGAAGAGATTTTCAGAGCTGGAAACCGGATCTGTTACCCCGATATCCGGAAATAAGGTCTTTTCCAATATTAAAAGCGCTTTAAATCAATGAATTTCTATTTTCATCCCGAAGCAGAACAAGAACTGTTGCAGGCAGTATCATATTATGAGAAATGTCGTCCAGGACTTGGAATAGAATTCAGTCATGAAGTGTATCTGGCAATAACTAGAATTTTACAGTTCCCTGAATCATATGCCCAGTTTTCAACTCATTCCCGTAGGTGTATCCTGAATAGATTTCCATACGGGATATTATATTCACCCGGAAAGACTGACGGAAGTATCATCATCCTTGCGGTTATGAATCTTCACAGAAAACCCAATCGATATGTTAATCGAAATATTTAGGTCTTTTCACAAGCATTCACTTAATTCTTAATTATTCTCTCCCGATTATAGGATAATGCAAAACTTTCTGAAATAATTTCGAAATTTTGCATAATTCTATGGAGTGCAATTCAAATGCACGTCTTGGAATAATCTTTTTTATACCGAATAATCCAATCCGTTTTGCAGGGCTCTATAAATTTTTCACTGGGATGAAAAAGAAGATAATGAAGGAAAGGAGTTCCAGAGTTAATGCTGAGCAACTGCAGGGGAGTTAGATGATCCTTTCTTTTTCGACCGAATACTATTGAGCGTGGTATCATCTAATGGTGCTAGATTGAGTTGTTCTGCAACTGTATCAAAAGCTTTTTCTGCTGTTTTTTCATCATCATCTGTAACAGGAACCTCGTTTTTGGTTACCCGTAGGGCTGCAGGAGGTGATAGAAATCTATTTTCTTTTTTCATGAAATCACGTGATTATTGTTTATTAAAAATTGCACAAACACCTGATGGCCCACTTCTCCTTCAACGGAGAGATATGCTTTCATACTCGTAATATAATACTTAAATCCTTTCTGAAAAAGTACTGAGAGAACTGGAAGAGTTCCCACTATATGGAATCTCTACTGTGATTATCTCAAATTTTTTGTCTTTCTCAAGCATTTTCAGATGTGTTTCATAGTATTCTTTCAGTCCAATTTTTAATCGTGATATTGCTTCTTCTCTTGTTTTTCCCTGATCTGCTACATCTGTTGCAAGATCAACGGCGACATACCATTCACCGTCCTGATATGTTTGTACAAGAGTATCCATATTCACATGTTATCTCTTTTCATAGATAGAATGTGACCGAAAAAAAATAACTGAAAGTTTCTTCTTCATTCAGGCAGCCTGAAAGCTTCGGGCATTCCATAACATAGTGTCCTCCTTCATCTTATTCAGAGAGGATGGTTCGGTTCATGATGATCAATGAGGTAATTAAAATTCGTTATTGTATCTCAACATTGCCACATAAGAATTATGTTCTTAGAGACGTATGAATCGAGCAAAATGCCCAAAAACTAAGAACCAATGAACTTGAGCCATAAACAATAATATCACGATAGTAAATAATCTCGTTGAGAGTCTCTTGTCAAAGTGGCAACCATAGTATCGTACCTGGATTCATATCGAAACAAACATATCGCATACAGAGCGAGATGAATTATGAATCGTTCCCTATCATCTGGATTCATATGTGTATTCATCCTGGTTTCACTGGCAGGAGCCTCTATAGCTGATGAATCTCCCCGGTACGTCATATACGTTCAGGGCGGTGATAGTTCCATCATTCATGGATCAGAAGGAATAACGGATATTATTGTAAAGGATATCATTCCGTATGTCCATTTTTCAGATGGGAAAAAAAGTCTTTTAATTCCTGATACACTCGTACAGTCTATCACCGGTCCGGTTAATGCAGCTGTTGTCTTCTCCGGTGCTGGCGGTGAATCAGTATCTCTGATAAGGATTTCAAATCTGTCGTTGTCTCATGAAAACAAGGTTCTCACATTGGGTGTACATCCGCTCGAATTTTACGAAGGAGAGGCTCTGAAATCCTTTGCTCGTGAAAAGAATGAACTTGATGCGATTGAGGTCGACAAGTTTGAAATCACGGGTATTTATTTTGAAATAATCGGGACAGCACTTGAAAATAATAACTGTCTGGCTCAGGAAATTGCATGTCTGAAGGCCGATGATGTGAAAGCGTGTTTAGGAGAGTGTGGGTAAGGCCAGATGGGAGAGGTAAGGGATAACTGAAATGCTGATACCCGTATGGACAATGTCCAATATCTTTTCTCCCGTCTTTTTTTGCTGAACGGGAACGTGAATCAATTGATAGTATGAATGATACTTTCAAAAAGATATGGGAATAAAATAGTTTTAATTTTCCAAATTTGTTTTCCCCTTTTCACCTCATCAATTACCTAGTTCATCGTATCTATGAACATCTGGAGAGACTTCGGATTGATTAATGCCTTCAATGGAAAAGGAGGTGGTTTTCGCAGACTATTCTGGGGAATACTGAATCCTGGAATTTCATTTAATCGGTCGAGCAACTCACTTCGTTTCTCCTCTTTATCGAAAGGGAGATGGTTTACCTGGTATTGAAACTGAATGTCGCCTGTCCCTGAAGTCCAGATAAACGTCGGATAACACTGATTATTCACATGTGTCAGTTTTTATCCGACTGGTAATACAACCAGCGATTGCTTCGTTGATAGACTCCAGAGCTTCTTCGAGAGTTTCACCTTCAGTCAGGCAGCCTGGAAGTTCAGGACATTCCATAACGAAATGTCCCTCTTCATCTTTTTCACAGAGGATGGTTCTTTTCATTAAGATCTCAAAGATTAATACAATTCGTTATTGTATCTTATTTTCTGAGCAATAAACATCTTTCCCTTAAAATATGGATGGTATTTTTAATATCCCAGACGGTGTCTGGGAAATCTGGTGTGGAATGCAAAAGATTTCCTAAACCGGAATTATTCTCCGGAGGGTATATTATCGGGCAATTCGACGATGATTCCAGATATGGCAGATTCTTTAGGTCAAGTCCCAAGAGTGAATTTGGAAAAATTGAAGAATTGATAAGATTATGTGATATGATAACGAGGTATGTTCAATATCGTAAAACTGATGTACATTCATGAACAATACAATCAGTGACGATGACTACTCCACCACATAATATTCAGGAATTCAATATTTCAAATCTTGATGAAGACTGGAAATTGGCAACCGTATATGCCGCTTTTATCTCTCCAAAGACCCCTCAACAGGCTCTTAAACTGATTTATCATGGAGCTACTACGGGGGTGTCTGAAAACTGGGTAATAAACACACGAAGAAAATTGATTGAAATGGGTTATATTACGAAAGTAGACGATGAAGATTCTAATACCCTCTATAAATCAGATATGGGGCCTATAGCAAACCTCATCCTTTCCCATCAGAAAGATAATTTTTTCAAAGAGAAAGGTACAAATAAAATACATGTAAGACAGCTTTGTAGATTAATCCAGATCTTGAGGCATAATTTTTCAATAATTCGTATTACACTGTATGTCTTATCATGAAGATAGAGATACTTCTCTGATCCATTTCTTTAACCCAGACGCGCAAATGTCTCACTATAGTGGTCTAAACTACAATCATTGAAACTTCAAAGAGACGATAGAAAAAAAGAGAGAATTACGAGTATTTTCCGGTTTTTTAACGATAACTAATAGTACATAACCCTCCTTCAGACTATCGATCCGAAGATAAAGACCTACAAAATTTCAGAAAATTTCAATGAGAGAGTTTCTTTTATGTTGCGGCTTTTTGCAAGGTGCCGCAGTGATTTTTCTAATTTAACCCATCGTTTGTTTACGTTCCCTTTGCCAAATAAATTTTGATTCAAAACACTCAAAAACTCCAATCCTTTCTCTGAAAATACTTTTGACCATAACATCGGGGTATATTTTCCTTTATCATTTTTTCGAGACGTAGATACAATCCAGGAAAACAGATCTCTGCTAATAATAAACCGTAGTAACATGGAATAAATGTGAATAAACGCCATTGGCTCATTTCCGAGAAACATTTTTCCAAGGTCGTAATCCCCTTTTAATTCCTTAAAAATAAGTTCAATCACCCAACGAAATCGGTATAAATCATAAATATCATCAGCCGAAAATAACTCTTTACTGATATTTGTGATATAGAGGTGCCATTTTTCAGTAAGAGGATTCCAGGTACAAATTACCCTGAATTCTTGAAAAATTGGAGTTTTAATTTTGTTAATCCGCTTGTC from Methanospirillum hungatei JF-1 includes the following:
- a CDS encoding type II toxin-antitoxin system HicA family toxin, which codes for MPKLPRASGDLHVAAFKRAGWIVNHIEGSHYILIKEGSPVHLSIPVHSGKELGPGLLRKLIRTAGVTNEEYLEFFNR
- a CDS encoding type II toxin-antitoxin system HicB family antitoxin; this translates as MKLTILCEKDEEGHFVMECPELPGCLTEGETLEEAMESINEAIAGCITSRIKTATCKLLNNNPENFSFSFEIPESTHA
- a CDS encoding addiction module protein — protein: MTSICKKIEQEVLSLPAHERIELIDRLIESLNLPSDPEIDRLWAEVGEKRFSELETGSVTPISGNKVFSNIKSALNQ
- a CDS encoding type II toxin-antitoxin system HicB family antitoxin is translated as MKRTILCEKDEEGHFVMECPELPGCLTEGETLEEALESINEAIAGCITSRIKTDTCE